gatggcgccccgctagccctgtgacgacggcggctctcagctcccttacggaagcagggggacgtcagcaaggactcaaccgctccgacagctgtcccttcgccaggctccgttgctcctccgacagccacgacatcacaccagcagggtgccaagatctctccggctgccacattggcatgtacttagggcgctagctctccctccgctagacacgtagcactctgctacatccccattgtacacctggatcctctccttacgcctataaaaggaaggaccagggccttcttagaaaaggttggccgcgcggggacgaggacgggacaggcgctctcttggggccgctcgcctcCCTCACcctcgtggacgcttgtaaccccctactgcaagcgcacccgacctgggcgcgggacgaacacgaaggccgcgggatttccacctctctcacgcccgtctccggccacctcgctttcccgccttcgcgctcgcccacgcgctcgacccatctgggctggggcacgcggcacactcactcgtcggcttagggaccccccggtctcgaaacgccgacacatactATGCCTCGCTTGACGGGAGACGACGCCATTGATTTTGGGGGTACTTGAGCCTCGGGTGACCCGAGGCGGGGACAATAGCGGCATGCCAGCATAGTACCGTTATTAAGTAAAATTTGCTTCTCGACTAATAGAAACTAAAGTTATATTGGTCATCGAACATCGTAATCATTTAATTAAAGGGTCTGAGGCCCATTTAATAGAAACTAGCTAATTTTTATGGGCCGAGCCTCACCAATATGGGCCGACAAAAATTAGAGAAGCACCTGTCATGGCTATTATGATTAATCTTTTATAATGGTAGAGGTGGGGGAAGTAGCTGCAAATTTAGATTGATATTCTATATTATCTTTTGTAATAGCATGCGCAGATAGTTTATATAAGAATTTATGGGTTGTGAGGGATTGTCTTTCATAATGTCATTGGTGTGTAAATTAGATGCAAGATTAGATGGGTGTTTTATGCATTTATTATAATGTCACGGGTGGATAACTTTTTTTATGAAACTGAATAGATTAGATGCGATGGCTATAATTCGTGACGGCAATTTGAATGTACATGCGAGGTGTTTGTGACTATCCGAGAATTTCTAGGATTTATCTTTTCTTCAAACACGAGTTTGTGGGAACTCGTCGAACTGCAACCTATGCCATACTTACTAGCGGTAGTGCGAGAAATATAAATGCTTGACATGTATGTATAATACTCCCTTCGTTTTTTTATTTGTCGCcgcttagttcaaaaatgaactagtggACGACAAATATTCAAGAACAGATGTAGTATAAGAAAAAAACATTTTAATATGCATCATCAGCGTGATTTGTGAGAAAGCTACTGCGAATGCAAGCTGATGGTTGtgataaaactaaaatatgtttGATTAATAGGCATCCATCAAAGGTGTATAAGTATAAGTATATGTATatagacactgtccagtgcacaccggacagtccggtgcatctcaGGCTGGTGCAACCATGATTTGCCTCATACTTATAGAATTGGCCCAAGGGTCATTTTCCTTATATGTGTATGTGAATTTTATGCGCCTAAGATaaagatcaactaggcaaactagttagtacataaggtttgtgatggtcgtcaaacaccaaaatcgattataagaAATGATTGAGATCATTTCCCTTTAAATAaatctatactactatattaaAAATGTAAAGGGTAGCCTGGCTCTCCTCGTTCTGCCTTCCAAGAATATACACCGTCCATCTATATCATCAAATCTACACCGTCCGCTACCAACCCCATCCGACGCACCCCATCCCCAAAACCCCAGCCGCATCAGCGCCAGCGCCGCCCGCCGGCCGTTCCGCCGCCAGGTTCGCGAACGCGGCGATCGAGGCCTCCGACGGCACGGTGTACTTCAGCGACACCAACACCAGGTTCGGCTTCGATCGGTGGTTCCACGACTTCCTAGAGTTCAGCTCCACCGGCTGCCTGCTCCGGTATGACCCGCGCAACGGCGAGACGCCCGTCGTGCTCGACCGACTCGGCTTCGCCAATGGCGTTGCGCTGCCGAGGGACGAGGCCTTCGTCGTCGTCTGTGAGACCATGAAGTGAACTGAACGAACGAACCACTCGGAGTTCGGATCGTCATCATAAACTGCTCGCATGCTGCAGGTTCAGGTGCATCAAAGTGTGGCTGAAAGGGGATAAGGCCGGCGAGGCAGAGACATTCGTCGACCTTCCGGGGTGGCCGGACAACATTCGTCTCGGGTCAAACGGTCACTTCTGGATTGCCGTCCTCCAGGTCACAGCCTCCCGCCGGCTCCCCGGCCCATCGGCCATAGTACCGTCCTATCACTAACAGAGAGAGTCACACGACGGTTCTGATTTCCGTTTCTGGTGTCCAAAATGCATGCAGCTGAGGTCGCCATGGCTGGACTTCATCACACGCTGGACCTTCACGAAGAGAGTGGTGGCCTCGTTCTCTGCGCTCAGCGAGTGGAGCAAGGGGACGGCGACGGGAGCCATGGTCGCTCAGGTGTCCGAGGACGACACCATCCTCCGCGTGctcgacgactcccaggggaaggTGATCAACTTCGTCACGTCGGAGGGTTATCAGCCTTACCAGTTACCACCATGCCTCCTAACTTCCCGCCCTTCCTCTTCGCTGCTTGAGGCTTCACTTGATTCCTCATCGTTGTTGACCCCCTGCTCTTTCTCGTCCTCGCTGCTTGAGGAATCCTCGCTGGATGACAGCTCGTCATCATCCTCGCTACTCTCTAATTCCGACTCTTCATCGCTGCTCTCCTGCCCTTCCTTGCCACCTTGAGCTTCCACTTCCACGGACACCATGGTATTCATCATCTCAGCATCAGCAGGTGTGGCCGGTGCCTCCTGCCCTTCTTTGCCACCTTCCGATTCCACTTCAACGGATATCGTGGCATTCATCTCAGTATCAGCAGCTGCAGGCGGTGTGGCAGCCATCTTCATAGCAACCGCTTTCTCTGGAATATCCTCTCTCATGGCCAAATCGTCGATCCCAGACACAAGAAGGTGATCTAGGGCAAGCAGCCCGTCCAATTCGCTGCTCACCACCTCGACCTTCTGGTCCTTCACACCAAACTCGAGGTCGAAGCTCTTTTGCGCCGCCGTCTCCAGCGTGTGCGGAACCGCCGCTTGCTCAGCGAGTTCGGGGCCCTTGGCCTCTAGCTCGCTCAACATGGCTGGGTCGAAGTCCACGAGCCACTCCTCGATGGGGTCGAAGCCGCTGCCTGGGTCCGGGTCCGAGGGCGGGCACGGCGGTGGGGATGGGGACGCGGGCGGCTTAGGCTGTTGCCCCATAGGCGACGGAGGCGAGGCTGGGGTACTGGCGATGGAGAGGGAGGTGGTGCGGCGGCTGCATCATGGGTTTAGGGCTTTAGATTAGTGGCGCCGCGATTTTGAAGGATAGGAGTAAGCGTGGGTACGGAGCCAGCTCGGCTCAGTGCAGCAGCTCTGACCGTTTAGCTAGCGAGCTACAACAAGCTGTCGGCGGCTGCAAGCGGT
This portion of the Zea mays cultivar B73 chromosome 2, Zm-B73-REFERENCE-NAM-5.0, whole genome shotgun sequence genome encodes:
- the LOC109944563 gene encoding nucleolin translates to MGQQPKPPASPSPPPCPPSDPDPGSGFDPIEEWLVDFDPAMLSELEAKGPELAEQAAVPHTLETAAQKSFDLEFGVKDQKVEVVSSELDGLLALDHLLVSGIDDLAMREDIPEKAVAMKMAATPPAAADTEMNATISVEVESEGGKEGQEAPATPADAEMMNTMVSVEVEAQGGKEGQESSDEESELESSEDDDELSSSEDSSSSEDEKEQGVNNDEESSEASSSEEEGREVRRHGGNW